The Agrobacterium vitis sequence ACCAGGCATCAACGATGAAGGTGGTTCCCGGAGCGGCAGCGCGGATGATGGAGAAAATCGACTTGTAGCTCGCGCGTCCCAGGAGGCGATTGAAGGGGCGGTCCACATTGTCCATCAATTCCAGGAAAGGGTTCTTGATCTCATCCAGGCTCAATACCTGCCAGCCGGTTTCACCGGCGATTTTATGGGCGATCGCGCTTTTGCCGGAGGCGGGTACGCCGTTTACCATGACCAGTCTCTTGTCAGGGGCAGATTTGCCATGATGGCCAGCGTTGATGAGATCGAAGGCCGCCAGCCCGCAGCCGATGACACCGGCATCGTCGTCGAGGCGTGCTCCCCGAATATCCGCTTCATACCAGGTCTCGCTGCGAGGCAGAAAACTGAGGGCAGCTAAGGCTGCCTTGCCCATGCCTCCACCAAGCAGAACCACGTCCGGGTCGAAGGCGGCGGAGAGCGTGTTAATGGCTGACTTCAGGGGCGCGGCCCATGCCGTCATCACCTGCAAGGCAGCCTCATCTCCTGCTTGCGCAAGCGCCAGGATGGCTTCAAATCGCGTTTCAGGTGCGTAGCCTGCCTCGCGGAGATGGCGTTGCAAGGCGGTTCCTGAGGATTCCGTTTCAATGCAGCCGCGTTGACCGCATGGACATGGTTGACCATGGAGATTGACGACAAGATGGCCCAATTGGCCAGCGCATCGTCTGCCATTGACGATCCGGCCATTTTCCATGACGGCACCGCCAATCCCGGTTCCGATGGTCAGCATGACCGAACTGTTCATTCCCCGCGCCGCGCCCACGCGGGCCTCGCCAATCAGGGCCATGCTGCAATCATTTGCAACGGTTACCGGACGAGCTGATGTCGCTGACATCTCAGACTGGAGATCACAGCCGGATAGGTTCAGAAATCCGCCCGATATGATCTTTCCCGTCCAGCCATCGACGCGGCCGGGTATTCCTATTCCAATCGCCGCGGCGTGCGCACCGTCCATCCCGTGGATCAGGCTCTTTATAAGAGTAACGGCCTTGGAGGGGTCGCGGCTGCCTGTAACCGACGTCTTACGGATGATTTCGCCTTTTGGCGAAATCTGTGCCGCACGCATGTTGGTTCCGCCGACATCGATGCCGATAGAGAACAATTGAAGAGACATGACATCCGCCGATCTTACGCCGCAACTCTCTGCTTGTTGCGGTAGCGCCCGATAATGTCTTGAATATCATGCAATCGAGACACGGCAATTGTCGAAAGCTTCTGTTGTGAGACATTTCGGTCAAGGTCGATGCAGTCTTTCCAAAGGGAGCGGCCAGCGATGACGCCGGAGGCGCCGTTCTTCATGGCGGCCTCGACCTGGTGAAGAAAGGTTTCATGATCGACGCC is a genomic window containing:
- a CDS encoding ROK family protein produces the protein MSLQLFSIGIDVGGTNMRAAQISPKGEIIRKTSVTGSRDPSKAVTLIKSLIHGMDGAHAAAIGIGIPGRVDGWTGKIISGGFLNLSGCDLQSEMSATSARPVTVANDCSMALIGEARVGAARGMNSSVMLTIGTGIGGAVMENGRIVNGRRCAGQLGHLVVNLHGQPCPCGQRGCIETESSGTALQRHLREAGYAPETRFEAILALAQAGDEAALQVMTAWAAPLKSAINTLSAAFDPDVVLLGGGMGKAALAALSFLPRSETWYEADIRGARLDDDAGVIGCGLAAFDLINAGHHGKSAPDKRLVMVNGVPASGKSAIAHKIAGETGWQVLSLDEIKNPFLELMDNVDRPFNRLLGRASYKSIFSIIRAAAPGTTFIVDAWFGFQPADVLQQHIAMAGITQIVELWCHAPAETIGERYRSRLENRLPGHPGASYIPELIELAQRAKPIGLGPALNIDTTQPKDVKTILDWVENAFENTEELSRTDFL